The following are encoded together in the Malaya genurostris strain Urasoe2022 chromosome 3, Malgen_1.1, whole genome shotgun sequence genome:
- the LOC131434058 gene encoding uncharacterized protein K02A2.6-like: MLQSAECFIPPLNYPEHLGTFCLSKVNFAFTIGGNTRSEVIRLNIITPVNYSEWAAAVVVVRKANGAIRVCGDYSTGLNSALQPHQYPLPLPEDTFAKLANCEVFSQIDLSDAFLQVEVDEQFRHLLTINTHRRLFHYNRFPPGVKVAPGIFQQLIDTMLAGLEKVSGYLDDVIVGDPVKIEAIVQLPPITDIHGVRSFIGAINYYGKFVPNMRMLRFPLDKLLKSQSKFQWTTECKQAFECFKQILTSDLLLTHYDQKK, encoded by the exons ATGTTACAGTCCGCTGAATGTTTTATTCCTCCACTGAATTATCCGGAACATCTGGGAACATTTTGCCTCTCGAAGGTGAATTTCGCTTTCACCATCGGCGGAAACACTCGCAGCGAAGTTATCCGG CTGAACATCATTACACCGGTCAACTACTCGGAGTGGGCAGCAGCAGTCGTCGTAGTGCGCAAAGCAAATGGTGCCATTCGTGTTTGTGGAGATTACTCTACAGGACTCAACTCCGCTCTTCAGCCTCACCAATACCCGCTCCCCCTTCCGGAAGACACTTTTGCTAAGCTGGCTAATTGCGAAGTCTTCAGCCAGATCGATCTTTCGGATGCATTTCTGCAAGTTGAGGTCGACGAACAGTTTCGTCATCTGCTCACCATCAACACACACCGTCGTTTGTTTCATTACAATCGTTTTCCACCTGGTGTAAAGGTAGCACCTGGAATCTTCCAGCAGCTCATCGACACCATGCTAGCTGGGTTGGAAAAAGTTTCCGGTTATCTCGACGACGTGATCGTTGGCG ATCCAGTGAAAATCGAGGCAATAGTGCAGCTTCCGCCTATCACTGACATTCACGGTGTACGTTCCTTCATTGGGGCGATCAATTATTACGGAAAGTTTGTCCCGAACATGCGAATGCTTCGCTTCCCGCTGGACAAACTGCTGAAATCGCAATCGAAGTTCCAGTGGACAACGGAGTGCAAGCAGGCATTCGAGTGTTTCAAGCAGATTCTCACCTCAGATCTTCTACTAACGCACTACGATCAGAAGAAATAG